A region from the Salvia splendens isolate huo1 chromosome 15, SspV2, whole genome shotgun sequence genome encodes:
- the LOC121766871 gene encoding transmembrane protein 131-like, which translates to MAGGTQVIPTLETDVQATVKPPTSVPTSSIPLPEKQSPSITAPSALLKSSPIHQQIEPLDVSPLSAYHDSDLGETEGKESEEKKSQGEGDESEKMPVAEPVPQEKEREEIDLNETTRKQGLMSDDEFQALLDEVNRMDVDTAEVAEGLDLPLKKQTEEEKQKSVTPQPEAGEDDKHIEEKETEVQPEEPEPVVPPVLKPKTVKRKLVLKNDSKAERPKPKRVSQRCLGRWTSSKVGANTTACVVEISSEEEKNTPTKPGDESLSATNLEDASTTTGMISPTPSDQREETDEMAEGLDLASKSVGLEEPVDDNSNIRVETRPTA; encoded by the exons ATGGCCGGAGGAACACAGGTAATACCAACCCTAGAAACAGATGTTCAGGCTACGGTGAAACCACCAACCTCCGTCCCGACTTCCTCAATACCCCTACCAGAAAAGCAATCTCCGTCGATAACCGCACCATCGGCACTTTTGAAATCCTCCCCGATTCACCAACAAATCGAACCGTTGGATGTTAGCCCCCTTTCCGCCTACCATGACTCTGACCTAGGGGAAACTGAGGGGAAAGAAAGCGAAGAGAAGAAGAGCCAGGGGGAAGGGGATGAATCAGAGAAAATGCCGGTCGCGGAACCTGTTCCCCAAGAGAAGGAAAGagaggagatagatctgaacgagaCGACCAGGAAGCAAGGCCTTATGAGTGATGACGAATTCCAGGCACTTTTAGACGAGGTGAACAGGATGGATGTGGACACTGCCgaggtggctgagggtctggacctcccATTGAAG AAGCAGACCGAAGAAGAAAAGCAAAAGTCAGTGACCCCTCAGCCGGAAGCAGGGGAGGATGATAAACACATCGAGGAGAAGGAGACCGAAGTGCAACCAGAGGAACCAGAGCCAGTGGTACCACCAGTATTGAAACCAAAAACagttaaaagaaaattggtgtTGAAGAATGATTCTAAGGCAGAAAGGCCGAAGCCAAAGAGAGTGTCGCAAAGGTGTCTCGGGAGATGGACATCCAGCAAGGTAGGAGCAAACACGACAGCATGCGTAGTGGAGATCTCTAGTGAAGAAGAAAAGaatactcctacaaaacctggggacgAATCCTTGTCAGCTACCAACCTGGAAGACGCCTCGACAACAACAGGGATGATCTCACCCACGCCGAGTGACCAGAGAGAAGAAACTGAcgagatggctgagggtctggacctcgcatcaaAGTCAGTAGGTCTTGAAGAGCCAGTAGATGACAATTCCAATATCCGCGTGGAGACCCGGCCTACTGCCTAG